A stretch of the Arachis stenosperma cultivar V10309 chromosome 6, arast.V10309.gnm1.PFL2, whole genome shotgun sequence genome encodes the following:
- the LOC130936416 gene encoding patatin-like protein 2, protein MTSVISYMERSKSSIDQIQPPTYGNLITILSIDGGGIRGLIPATILNFLESQLQELDGEDVRLADYFDVISGTSTGGLVTAMLTAPDKHNRPLFAAKDIKPFYMEHCPNIFPQPRGLRGTLMAKVIRQLGGPKYDGKYLHGVVKEKLGDIRLHETITNVVIPTFDIKTLQPTIFSSYQIKNSPCLDAKLSDICIGTSAAPTYLPAHQFTNKDPKGNNVHEFNLIDGGVCANNPTLVAMNQVTKQIINQNADFFPIKPSDYSRFLIISIGTGTAKNEEKMDAKMTAKWGLLDWLTHSGSIPLIDVFSQSSSDMVDFHLATLTRALHSEHNYLRIQDDTLIGNDSSVDIATKENLDRLCQIGENLLKKPVSRMNLENGKIEPIGNGGTNEEALKRFAKILSHERRLRDMRSPHTKKASTTK, encoded by the exons ATGACAAGTGTTATATCATACATGGAGAGATCAAAATCATCCATTGATCAAATTCAGCCCCCAACTTATGGAAATTTAATTACCATCCTCAGCATTGATGGAGGTGGTATTAGGGGACTTATCCCAGCAACCATTCTTAATTTCCTTGAATCACAACTTCAG GAGTTGGATGGTGAAGATGTGAGGCTTGCAGATTATTTTGATGTGATATCAGGAACAAGCACTGGAGGCCTTGTAACTGCTATGTTAACTGCTCCAGATAAACATAACCGTCCACTTTTTGCCGCTAAGGATATCAAACCCTTTTACATGGAACACTGCCCAAATATTTTTCCACAACCTAG AGGACTCCGTGGAACATTAATGGCAAAGGTAATAAGACAATTGGGAGGACCAAAATATGATGGAAAATATTTGCATGGAGTGGTTAAAGAGAAACTTGGAGACATTCGTTTGCATGAGACCATCACCAATGTTGTTATTCCCACCTTTGACATCAAAACTTTGCAACCAACTATTTTCTCATCTTACCAG ATTAAGAATTCGCCTTGCTTGGATGCAAAATTATCAGACATATGCATTGGCACATCAGCTGCACCAACCTATCTCCCTGCTCACCAGTTCACCAACAAAGATCCAAAAGGAAATAATGTGCATGAATTCAACCTCATTGATGGTGGTGTTTGTGCCAATAATCcg aCTCTAGTTGCTATGAATCAAGTAACAAAGCAAATAATCAACCAGAATGCTGATTTCTTTCCAATAAAGCCTTCAGACTATAGTCGATTCCTAATAATTTCAATAGGGACTGGGACAGccaaaaatgaagaaaaaatggATGCAAAAATGACAGCTAAATGGGGTTTATTAGATTGGCTAACTCATAGTGGTTCCATTCCTTTAATTGATGTTTTCTCTCAATCAAGTTCTGATATGGTTGATTTCCATTTAGCTACTCTTACTCGAGCACTTCATTCAGAACACAATTATCTTCGAATTCAG GATGACACGTTGATTGGAAATGATTCTTCAGTTGACATTGCTACTAAGGAGAATTTGGATAGACTTTGCCAAATTGGTGAAAATTTGTTGAAGAAACCAGTTTCTAGGATGAATTTAGAGAATGGTAAAATTGAACCAATTGGAAATGGAGGAACCAATGAAGAAGCCCTCAAAAG gttCGCAAAAATACTTTCACACGAGAGGAGACTCCGTGACATGAGATCCCCTCACACTAAGAAAGCATCTACTACTAAATAG